One window from the genome of Ictidomys tridecemlineatus isolate mIctTri1 chromosome 12, mIctTri1.hap1, whole genome shotgun sequence encodes:
- the LOC144369092 gene encoding uncharacterized protein LOC144369092 isoform X2 — protein MAQDSYSDSVCVCVCVCVCVCVFVLMGTVPLCFDSSVFAQVIFLFVTISILNPPFLVPTQGENDENTEEPFRVQSLEPYRQDQLRNELLPVICGRNLHFSSNMGLISWDFIPTQQVLDLLFPSASPSFLGTWVNFHTEASHQPPGSLSLQQLLPYVWLLVSGFNLEHQAHHLLAPTEDGISSQAEPESQADCATSSVPVTAPKPTPEPEPSPREGAEPESRTSGVSTQYSPRPKYTNPMRGRCVIRIYLENERTTQYRSILVTSQDRTPVVIRKALDVHLLQQKDPKNYELLHIVENHQKLRVPADAKVYYSLIGGVHYNFLLRETDASKSLKVKPKEFLEPSVAVASRTPAAVSSSSAVAAGSLPQATQSNECCMRKVTSSSSSLLHSSEQVEDNRFIYVLLEGQSERESKRILVTSVDTVKSLIRRALDQNLLQHEDVDNFELLRMIPLHEKIKAPDHSPMYQSRTPRIKYFIVRKRREVKRKEVTCQDRAPVVIRRALDRHLLTQEKPEDYELGQIISHRQKLRIPAQANVFYAKNPHRKPIFVLRKRSHPQNNDEWIQPQPPSRPTKKAPALLRMLAKPFCCCVPGQG, from the exons atggcccaggactcctattctgactctgtatgtgtgtgtgtgtgtgtgtgtgtgtgtgtgtgtgtgtttgtactgatgggaactgtcccattgtgctttgactctagtgtatttgcacaagtcatttttctgtttgtcaccatttccattttgaacccaccattcttggtcccaacccagggtgaaaatgatgagaacacggaggagcccttcagggtacagagccttgaaccttataggcaggaccagcttaggaatgagctcctgcctgtcatttgtgggagaaacctacatttcagcagcaacatggggttaatctcctgggatttcatccccacccagcaggtgctggatctcttgttcccaag tgcctcaccttccttcctggggacctgggtgaacttccacaccgaggcttcccatcagcctccaggctctctgagtctgcagcagctgctgccatatGTGTGGCTCCTCGTGAGTGGCTTTAACTTGgagcaccaagcacaccacctgcTGGCCCCTActgaagatggcatatcaagccaggcagagcctgagagccaggcggactgtg ctacaagctcagttcctgtcacggctcctaagccaaccccagagccagagccttctcccagggaaggggcagagccggagtccaggacatcaggggtctccactcagTACTCCCCACGGCCCAAATATACCAATCCGATGAGAGGCAGGTGCGTCATTCGCatctacctggaaaatgaaaggacaacacagtataggagcatcctg gtgacctcccAGGACAGGACTCCAGTCGTAATCCGCAAGGCCTTAGATGtacacttgctccagcagaaggatccaaaaaactatgagcttCTGCATATTGTCgagaaccatcaga agctgagggtcCCTGCTGATGCGAAAGTATATTACAGCCTGATTGGAGGAGTgcattataactttcttcttcgggaaacagatgccagcaagtcgttgaaggtcaagccaaaggag ttcttggagccttctgtggcagtggcatccaggaccccagcagctgtgagcagcagctctgcagtggctgcaggatcattgccccaggccacccaaagcaatgagtgctgcatgagaaaagtcaccagtagcagctcctcactgcttcactccagcgagcaggtggaagacaaccGCTTTATTTatgtcctcctagagggacagagcgaGAGAGAgtcaaagcgcatcctg gtgaccagTGTGGATACAGTGAAgagcctcatccgcagggccttggaccaaaatttgttgcagcatgaggatgtggacaactttgagctgctgagaatgattcctctgcatgaga aaatcaaggccCCTGACCACTCACCCATGTATCAGTCTAGGACCCCGcggataaaatatttcatcgtgaggaaacgccgcgaggtcaagagaaaggag gtgacctgccaagatcgggctcctgtcgtcatccgcagggccctcgaccgacacttgcttactcaggagaagccggaggattatgagctgggccaaatcatctctcaccgtcaga agctgaggattccagcgcaggccaacgtattttacgcaaagaaccctcacagaAAACCCatcttcgtgctgaggaaaaggagccacccccaaaataatgatgagtggatccagcctcaacctccctctcgtcctacaaagaaggctccagccctcctgaggatgcttgcaaaaccattctgctgctgtgtgcctgggcagggctga
- the LOC144369092 gene encoding uncharacterized protein LOC144369092 isoform X3: protein MAQDSYSDSVCVCVCVCVCVCVFVLMGTVPLCFDSSVFAQVIFLFVTISILNPPFLVPTQGENDENTEEPFRVQSLEPYRQDQLRNELLPVICGRNLHFSSNMGLISWDFIPTQQVLDLLFPSASPSFLGTWVNFHTEASHQPPGSLSLQQLLPYVWLLVSGFNLEHQAHHLLAPTEDGISSQAEPESQADCATSSVPVTAPKPTPEPEPSPREGAEPESRTSGVSTQYSPRPKYTNPMRGRCVIRIYLENERTTQYRSILVTSQDRTPVVIRKALDVHLLQQKDPKNYELLHIVENHQKLRVPADAKVYYSLIGGVHYNFLLRETDASKSLKVKPKEVTSVDTVKSLIRRALDQNLLQHEDVDNFELLRMIPLHEKIKAPDHSPMYQSRTPRIKYFIVRKRREVKRKEFSESTCKSSRPHSHKQVGDTCLIRVHLEIQSPKSAKKVLVTCQDRAPVVIRRALDRHLLTQEKPEDYELGQIISHRQKLRIPAQANVFYAKNPHRKPIFVLRKRSHPQNNDEWIQPQPPSRPTKKAPALLRMLAKPFCCCVPGQG from the exons atggcccaggactcctattctgactctgtatgtgtgtgtgtgtgtgtgtgtgtgtgtgtgtgtgtgtttgtactgatgggaactgtcccattgtgctttgactctagtgtatttgcacaagtcatttttctgtttgtcaccatttccattttgaacccaccattcttggtcccaacccagggtgaaaatgatgagaacacggaggagcccttcagggtacagagccttgaaccttataggcaggaccagcttaggaatgagctcctgcctgtcatttgtgggagaaacctacatttcagcagcaacatggggttaatctcctgggatttcatccccacccagcaggtgctggatctcttgttcccaag tgcctcaccttccttcctggggacctgggtgaacttccacaccgaggcttcccatcagcctccaggctctctgagtctgcagcagctgctgccatatGTGTGGCTCCTCGTGAGTGGCTTTAACTTGgagcaccaagcacaccacctgcTGGCCCCTActgaagatggcatatcaagccaggcagagcctgagagccaggcggactgtg ctacaagctcagttcctgtcacggctcctaagccaaccccagagccagagccttctcccagggaaggggcagagccggagtccaggacatcaggggtctccactcagTACTCCCCACGGCCCAAATATACCAATCCGATGAGAGGCAGGTGCGTCATTCGCatctacctggaaaatgaaaggacaacacagtataggagcatcctg gtgacctcccAGGACAGGACTCCAGTCGTAATCCGCAAGGCCTTAGATGtacacttgctccagcagaaggatccaaaaaactatgagcttCTGCATATTGTCgagaaccatcaga agctgagggtcCCTGCTGATGCGAAAGTATATTACAGCCTGATTGGAGGAGTgcattataactttcttcttcgggaaacagatgccagcaagtcgttgaaggtcaagccaaaggag gtgaccagTGTGGATACAGTGAAgagcctcatccgcagggccttggaccaaaatttgttgcagcatgaggatgtggacaactttgagctgctgagaatgattcctctgcatgaga aaatcaaggccCCTGACCACTCACCCATGTATCAGTCTAGGACCCCGcggataaaatatttcatcgtgaggaaacgccgcgaggtcaagagaaaggag ttctcagaatcaacctgcaagtcctccaggccgcattcccacaagcaggtgggagacacctgcttaattcgtgtccacttagaaataCAAAGTCCAAAGTCGGCCAAGAAGgtcctg gtgacctgccaagatcgggctcctgtcgtcatccgcagggccctcgaccgacacttgcttactcaggagaagccggaggattatgagctgggccaaatcatctctcaccgtcaga agctgaggattccagcgcaggccaacgtattttacgcaaagaaccctcacagaAAACCCatcttcgtgctgaggaaaaggagccacccccaaaataatgatgagtggatccagcctcaacctccctctcgtcctacaaagaaggctccagccctcctgaggatgcttgcaaaaccattctgctgctgtgtgcctgggcagggctga
- the LOC144369092 gene encoding uncharacterized protein LOC144369092 isoform X4: protein MAYQARQSLRARRTVVTSQDRTPVVIRKALDVHLLQQKDPKNYELLHIVENHQKLRVPADAKVYYSLIGGVHYNFLLRETDASKSLKVKPKEFLEPSVAVASRTPAAVSSSSAVAAGSLPQATQSNECCMRKVTSSSSSLLHSSEQVEDNRFIYVLLEGQSERESKRILVTSVDTVKSLIRRALDQNLLQHEDVDNFELLRMIPLHEKIKAPDHSPMYQSRTPRIKYFIVRKRREVKRKEFSESTCKSSRPHSHKQVGDTCLIRVHLEIQSPKSAKKVLVTCQDRAPVVIRRALDRHLLTQEKPEDYELGQIISHRQKLRIPAQANVFYAKNPHRKPIFVLRKRSHPQNNDEWIQPQPPSRPTKKAPALLRMLAKPFCCCVPGQG from the exons atggcatatcaagccaggcagagcctgagagccaggcggactgtg gtgacctcccAGGACAGGACTCCAGTCGTAATCCGCAAGGCCTTAGATGtacacttgctccagcagaaggatccaaaaaactatgagcttCTGCATATTGTCgagaaccatcaga agctgagggtcCCTGCTGATGCGAAAGTATATTACAGCCTGATTGGAGGAGTgcattataactttcttcttcgggaaacagatgccagcaagtcgttgaaggtcaagccaaaggag ttcttggagccttctgtggcagtggcatccaggaccccagcagctgtgagcagcagctctgcagtggctgcaggatcattgccccaggccacccaaagcaatgagtgctgcatgagaaaagtcaccagtagcagctcctcactgcttcactccagcgagcaggtggaagacaaccGCTTTATTTatgtcctcctagagggacagagcgaGAGAGAgtcaaagcgcatcctg gtgaccagTGTGGATACAGTGAAgagcctcatccgcagggccttggaccaaaatttgttgcagcatgaggatgtggacaactttgagctgctgagaatgattcctctgcatgaga aaatcaaggccCCTGACCACTCACCCATGTATCAGTCTAGGACCCCGcggataaaatatttcatcgtgaggaaacgccgcgaggtcaagagaaaggag ttctcagaatcaacctgcaagtcctccaggccgcattcccacaagcaggtgggagacacctgcttaattcgtgtccacttagaaataCAAAGTCCAAAGTCGGCCAAGAAGgtcctg gtgacctgccaagatcgggctcctgtcgtcatccgcagggccctcgaccgacacttgcttactcaggagaagccggaggattatgagctgggccaaatcatctctcaccgtcaga agctgaggattccagcgcaggccaacgtattttacgcaaagaaccctcacagaAAACCCatcttcgtgctgaggaaaaggagccacccccaaaataatgatgagtggatccagcctcaacctccctctcgtcctacaaagaaggctccagccctcctgaggatgcttgcaaaaccattctgctgctgtgtgcctgggcagggctga
- the LOC144369092 gene encoding uncharacterized protein LOC144369092 isoform X1 encodes MAQDSYSDSVCVCVCVCVCVCVFVLMGTVPLCFDSSVFAQVIFLFVTISILNPPFLVPTQGENDENTEEPFRVQSLEPYRQDQLRNELLPVICGRNLHFSSNMGLISWDFIPTQQVLDLLFPSASPSFLGTWVNFHTEASHQPPGSLSLQQLLPYVWLLVSGFNLEHQAHHLLAPTEDGISSQAEPESQADCATSSVPVTAPKPTPEPEPSPREGAEPESRTSGVSTQYSPRPKYTNPMRGRCVIRIYLENERTTQYRSILVTSQDRTPVVIRKALDVHLLQQKDPKNYELLHIVENHQKLRVPADAKVYYSLIGGVHYNFLLRETDASKSLKVKPKEFLEPSVAVASRTPAAVSSSSAVAAGSLPQATQSNECCMRKVTSSSSSLLHSSEQVEDNRFIYVLLEGQSERESKRILVTSVDTVKSLIRRALDQNLLQHEDVDNFELLRMIPLHEKIKAPDHSPMYQSRTPRIKYFIVRKRREVKRKEFSESTCKSSRPHSHKQVGDTCLIRVHLEIQSPKSAKKVLVTCQDRAPVVIRRALDRHLLTQEKPEDYELGQIISHRQKLRIPAQANVFYAKNPHRKPIFVLRKRSHPQNNDEWIQPQPPSRPTKKAPALLRMLAKPFCCCVPGQG; translated from the exons atggcccaggactcctattctgactctgtatgtgtgtgtgtgtgtgtgtgtgtgtgtgtgtgtgtgtttgtactgatgggaactgtcccattgtgctttgactctagtgtatttgcacaagtcatttttctgtttgtcaccatttccattttgaacccaccattcttggtcccaacccagggtgaaaatgatgagaacacggaggagcccttcagggtacagagccttgaaccttataggcaggaccagcttaggaatgagctcctgcctgtcatttgtgggagaaacctacatttcagcagcaacatggggttaatctcctgggatttcatccccacccagcaggtgctggatctcttgttcccaag tgcctcaccttccttcctggggacctgggtgaacttccacaccgaggcttcccatcagcctccaggctctctgagtctgcagcagctgctgccatatGTGTGGCTCCTCGTGAGTGGCTTTAACTTGgagcaccaagcacaccacctgcTGGCCCCTActgaagatggcatatcaagccaggcagagcctgagagccaggcggactgtg ctacaagctcagttcctgtcacggctcctaagccaaccccagagccagagccttctcccagggaaggggcagagccggagtccaggacatcaggggtctccactcagTACTCCCCACGGCCCAAATATACCAATCCGATGAGAGGCAGGTGCGTCATTCGCatctacctggaaaatgaaaggacaacacagtataggagcatcctg gtgacctcccAGGACAGGACTCCAGTCGTAATCCGCAAGGCCTTAGATGtacacttgctccagcagaaggatccaaaaaactatgagcttCTGCATATTGTCgagaaccatcaga agctgagggtcCCTGCTGATGCGAAAGTATATTACAGCCTGATTGGAGGAGTgcattataactttcttcttcgggaaacagatgccagcaagtcgttgaaggtcaagccaaaggag ttcttggagccttctgtggcagtggcatccaggaccccagcagctgtgagcagcagctctgcagtggctgcaggatcattgccccaggccacccaaagcaatgagtgctgcatgagaaaagtcaccagtagcagctcctcactgcttcactccagcgagcaggtggaagacaaccGCTTTATTTatgtcctcctagagggacagagcgaGAGAGAgtcaaagcgcatcctg gtgaccagTGTGGATACAGTGAAgagcctcatccgcagggccttggaccaaaatttgttgcagcatgaggatgtggacaactttgagctgctgagaatgattcctctgcatgaga aaatcaaggccCCTGACCACTCACCCATGTATCAGTCTAGGACCCCGcggataaaatatttcatcgtgaggaaacgccgcgaggtcaagagaaaggag ttctcagaatcaacctgcaagtcctccaggccgcattcccacaagcaggtgggagacacctgcttaattcgtgtccacttagaaataCAAAGTCCAAAGTCGGCCAAGAAGgtcctg gtgacctgccaagatcgggctcctgtcgtcatccgcagggccctcgaccgacacttgcttactcaggagaagccggaggattatgagctgggccaaatcatctctcaccgtcaga agctgaggattccagcgcaggccaacgtattttacgcaaagaaccctcacagaAAACCCatcttcgtgctgaggaaaaggagccacccccaaaataatgatgagtggatccagcctcaacctccctctcgtcctacaaagaaggctccagccctcctgaggatgcttgcaaaaccattctgctgctgtgtgcctgggcagggctga